From one Deltaproteobacteria bacterium genomic stretch:
- a CDS encoding type II toxin-antitoxin system VapB family antitoxin — MALNLKNHEVEQLAAELAQLTGESKTEVIRRALLERKEKLAYRIARNDNKQSLLKMLEQEIWALAPSEQLGKRLSRKEEEVILGYGENGI; from the coding sequence ATGGCTCTTAATTTAAAAAATCATGAAGTTGAACAACTAGCCGCAGAGCTTGCGCAATTAACAGGCGAAAGCAAAACAGAAGTAATTCGTCGTGCTTTATTAGAACGAAAAGAAAAATTAGCTTATCGCATAGCTCGCAATGATAATAAGCAGAGTTTACTTAAAATGTTAGAACAAGAAATATGGGCACTTGCTCCAAGTGAGCAACTAGGTAAGCGCCTTAGTCGTAAAGAAGAAGAGGTTATTTTAGGTTATGGTGAAAATGGCATATGA
- a CDS encoding type II toxin-antitoxin system VapC family toxin: MIIDSSALVAIALQEPGWQDIFNILVARPNSGIATPTLVETGIVLSARFNRDMQPQLLRMLHEFSIVMIPFGEQHWQAAFDAYLKFGKGRHLAALNFGDCISYATAYLAAEPLFFVGDDFTATDIEVALIKH, translated from the coding sequence ATGATTATTGATTCATCGGCATTGGTTGCTATTGCTTTGCAAGAACCAGGCTGGCAAGATATATTTAATATACTAGTGGCAAGGCCAAATAGTGGTATTGCAACACCTACATTGGTTGAAACAGGTATCGTATTATCAGCAAGATTTAATCGTGATATGCAACCACAACTTTTACGTATGTTGCATGAATTTAGTATTGTAATGATTCCTTTTGGCGAGCAACATTGGCAAGCTGCTTTTGATGCATATTTAAAATTTGGCAAGGGCAGGCACCTAGCTGCTTTAAATTTTGGTGATTGTATTTCATATGCAACAGCGTATTTAGCTGCTGAACCACTATTCTTTGTGGGTGACGATTTTACTGCCACTGATATTGAAGTAGCATTAATAAAGCATTAA